TCCGGCTGCGGCCGACGAAGCGCGGCACACCGTTCGAGATGACCGCGCCGACGGCGCAGATGTCGCCGTTGGCGAGGGCAGACTGGGCGTCGGCCATCGCGCCGCCCTCGCAGGCGTCCAGGATCACGAGGTCGGCATCGCGACCTTCCGCGAGGAGACCGCAGTTCAGTCCGTAGACGCGGGCGTTGCTCCCGGTCGCGGCGCCATAGGCGCGCGCCGGGTCGATCCCGCCGAGCGCGCTGAGGTGGGAGATCGTATAGAGCATGCCGAGCGGCATGATCCCGCTGCCGGTGGGCGTGTCGGTGGCGATGAGGACACGCTCGAACGCGCCGGCGGCATCGGCCAGCGCGGCGGTGAGGAGCGCCGTGCGCAGGTTTCCGGCGGTGCAGATCTGCAGCGCCACCTCGCTCTCGTTGACGATGCGCGGGAAGTCTGCCTCGGGCATCGCAACGGGTCCGCCGTTGACGTGGAACGAGACGTGGGGGTTCACCCTGATCACGTGATCCGCCCAGATGCCGGACGAACCGGGGATCGAGGCGCCACCGGTGTGCATGAGCGTGATCATCCCCGCCGCGCGGGCGGCGGCGACGAGCTCGGCATAGTCGTAGGGTGTCTCGAACGCGCCGAACCCGGCCTTCGCCAGCCAGACGCCCTTCGCCGCCAGCTCCGCCATGTCGCCGGGCTCGAGCGTCGGCTCGAGGATCACCGCGCCGGCATGGACCCGCATCCCGCCCGGGCGGAACCCTTCGAAGCAGCCGCGCGCGGCGAGCGCCAGCGCCTTCAGCCCCTCGCGGTCCTTCGGACGCCCCGGCGTATGCACCTCGGATGCGGTGATCGACGTGGTGACGCCGCCCTGCAGGTAGCTCTCGAGGAAACCGACCGTCTTCTGGCGCGGCGTGTAGTCGCCGAACGTGATGTGGACATGAGAGTCGATGAGGCCCGGCGCCAGCGTGGCGCCTCCCGCGTCGATGACGACGTTGCAGGATTCCACGTCGGCTGGGCTTGCGGACCCAACCGTCCGGATCAGTCCGTCTTCGCAGATCACCGTATCGGCTGATCGTACCGGGTCGTCGACCGCGCCGGTGAAGATCGTACCGATATTGACGATCGCGACTTTCACGCCGAGGCTGCCTTGCGGCGCGAGCGGGCCTCTTCGTGGGTGAGGCCGCCGACCCGGGCGCCGATCCGGCCGCGCGTCAGCATGCAGAAGATCACGGCAATTTCGTCGGGCATGGGCGTGCCCGGAAAACAGAGGGACACCGCGTCGTAGTGCGACCGGACGTAGATGTCGTGGATGTTGTTCACGGGCACGTCGATCAGCGTCCCGGCCGGCGCGACCTTGGTGACGGACGAGATCCAGGCGACGGGGTCGCCGATCATGTCGCGAAGGGGGTTGGCGAAGGCCGTCGTCAGCAGTGCGTTGGCATGCTCCTGCTCGCCCGCGAGGCCGACGAGTCCGGCCTTGCCGTAGCTCTGGATGTCCAGCCCGCGGCAGAGACCGGTGGCGATCTCGACCATGTGATGGGCGAGGCCGACACTCCCGTCGACCAGCGGCGAGAGGTCGTCCACCTGCTGGCCGGCGAAGGGGTTTTCGACCACCGACACGACCGAGATCCGCGTCAGCGGCGGGTCACCCGCGCGTCCTGCAATGACGTGCAGATCGTCCCGCTGAATGATGTCCCGTCGAACAACCAGGTCCATGTGAATCGCTCCATTCCAAGCGTAATAGGACGGATTGTCTTGCAATCTGTCAATCTGGCATGCAAACAAAATTGTAACGGGAAATTTGCGGAGCGGATCACCTCCTCCCGGGGGTGGCCGCGCAGCGGATAGGGGAGGTGGCAGCCGGATGGAGGCGAAGAGGAAGCCGGATACGTCGTCAATGGGCGATCTGCGCATCGCGCCGCGGCTTCTCGTCGACGAGGTCGTCAACCGGATCAGGGACCTCATCGCGACGGGCGCGCTCCGGCCGGGTGACCGCATCGTCGAGACCGACCTGTCGGCGCGGTTCGGGGTGAGCCGCCCGCTGCTGCGCGAGGCGATCAGGACGCTGCAGGCCCAGCGTCTGTGCGTGATAACCCCTCACCGGGGGGCCCACATCCCCGTGCTCGGATGGGATGACGCGCGCGAGATCTACCACGTGCGCGAGCTGCTGGAGGGCGAGGCCTGCGCCCTCTGCGCCGCCGCTGTCACCGACAACGACGTCGCCGAGCTGGAGGGCGCGCTCGCCCGCTTCGGTGCGGCCGTCGAGGCGGACGCGCCGTCCGGGCGCATCGAGGCCACCGAAGAGTTCTACGAAATCATCGTCCGCACCGCCGGCAATTCCGTGCTCGAGGAGCTGCTGCAGGGGCTCATCGCGCGCGTCAGCATGCTCCGCGCGCGCTCCATGGAGCGGCCCGGTCGCGCCCGGCACAGCTACGTCGAGATGAAGGCGATCTGCGAGGCCATCGCCCGGCGGGATGGAGCGGCCGCGCGCGAAGCCGCGATCGACCACGTGCGTCACGCACGGGAGGCCGCCAAGGCCTCGTTCGCCGCCGCCGGCGGTCGGGATCCCGCCGGGCGGGGCAGTGAAGGTGGGGAGACCGGACTTGGATAGTGTCGTTGTCGTCGGCGCGCAGTGGGGCGACGAGGGTAAGGGGAAGATCGTCGACCTTCTTGCCGGTGAGGCGGACATGGTCGTGCGCTTCAACGGCGGGCACAACGCCGGCCACACGCTGGTGATCGGCGGGGCGACGTACAAGCTCGCTCTCATTCCGAGCGGCGTCGTGCGGGGCTGCAGGTCGCTCATCGGCGGCGGCGCGGTCGTGGACCCGCAGCACTTCCGGCGGGAGCTCGCAGGCCTCGCGGACCTCGGCGTCGCGGTCGGTCCGGACCTCCTCAAGGTGGCCGACAACGCGGCGCTCATCCTTTCGCCCCATCGCGAGCTCGACCGTGCCCGCGAGACGGTGTCCACCGGCGGCGCGCGCATCGGCACGACGCAGCGCGGCATCGGCCCCGCCTACGAGGACAAGGTCGGCCGGCGCGCGATCCGGATCGCGGACCTGCGCGATTTGAATCGGCTCGGCGAGCGGATTTCCGGCTTGTGTGCGCACCACGACCCGCTCCGTGCGGCGTGCGGTCTGGCGCCGATCGACCCGGACGCCCTGATGGCGGAACTGCGGGAGGCGGCCGAGGTGCTCCTTCCATTCGCGGTCAACGCGACGCACGCTCTGGCGCAGGACGCGCCCGCACGGGTCCTCTACGAAGGCGCGCAGGGCTCCCTGCTGGATCCGGACTTCGGCACCTACCCATACGTCACCTCGTCGACCACGCTCGCCGGATTCGCATCCGTGGGCGCCGATCACGGTCGTGGCGGGGTCCACCGCGTGCTGGGCGTCGTGAAGGCTTACGCCACGCGGGTCGGCGAGGGACCGCTGCCGACGGAGCTGCACGACGCGGTGGGTACGCACCTCGGCGAACGCGGCCAGGAGTTCGGCGTCAATACCGGGCGCAAGCGCCGCTGCGGCTGGCTCGACGCCGTCGCGCTGCGGTACGCCGCGCGGCTCAACGGCATGACCGGAATGGCGCTCACCAAGATCGACGTGCTGGATGGGCTCGACTGCCTCGAGGTCTGCGTCGGATACGAGCTTGACGGCGGCACCATCGACTACCTGCCGACCGGCATCTGCGCCCAGACGCGGATGAAGCCCGTGTACCGGACGTTCGAGGGATGGCGTGGATCGACTGCCGATATCCAGAGCATGGAACGGTTCCCGCAGCAGGCCCGCACGTACATGGACTTCATCGCCGAGTTCACACAGATCCCGCTCGACCTCGTATCGACCGGGCCGGACCGCGCCTCCACCATCATCATCAACGATCCCTGGGCGCCCGCGAACTGAACCGGTGACGAGCGCCGGAGGTCAGGTCCGGCCCGGGCGTCCGGACCGCTGCGCCGGCCCTCGCCGTGGCCATGTCGCATGAGTTGCACCAGGCAGGAGGGAGAATCGGATACAATCGGCTAGCGTACTGTACATTATCCAGCTACGACCGTAAGCGAACCGGTACAGTTCCCACGATCGGGCGCACCAAGCTGGCAGGGAGACGATGGGGTCTGCATCCAACGCGTGGAATCCGAAAGTCGGGATGCACGACGGGCCGAAGTATACCGCGGTCCTGGACACTCTCGAGCGCGACATTCGCAACGGAACGCTGGTGCCGGGCGACCGTCTGCCGCCGCAGCGGCATATCGCGGACCACTTCGGCGTCACCATCTCGACGATCACCAAGGCGATCACCGAGGCGGCACGCCGCGGGCTGGTCCACACCACGCCCGGTAGCGGCACGTTCATAGCCCCCGGCCTTCCCGAGGTGCCCGACGCGGGCCATTTCATCGAGATGGGGATCAACCTCGTCCCCCAGGCGCTTTGCGAGGACCACCTCCGATCGGCGCTGAGGGAGCTGACCGGCACGGGCAACGTCGCGGACACCCTCGGCTATCGGGGATATCGGCTGACACCGGGCTCGTCCGGTCATCAGTTCACGGCCTGGCTCGCCGCTCAGGGCTATCCGCTGGACGCCGGTACGCGCCTCACCTGCAACGGCACACAGCAGGGACTGCTCGCGGCGATGCGTACCCTCTCCAAGCCCGGGGATGCGGTGATCTGCGAGGGTGTGACCTACACCGGGATCCTGCGGATCATCGGCCAGCTCGGCCTCGTCGCGCACGGCGTCGACATGGACCGCGAGGGAGCGCTGCCGGACGCGCTGGAGAGGGCGCTGAAGGAGAGTGGCGCGAAGCTGATTGTGTTGACGCCGACTGCGCAGAACCCGACCGGCGCGACGATGTCCGATGCCCGCCGCGCCGCAGTCGCCGCGCTCGCCCGCCGCTACGACGCGATGGTGATCGAGGACGCGGTGACCGCCCCGGTGTCCGGGGTCGAACCCTCGTCGATCACCCGGTTCGCCCCGGACCATTGCATCTACCTGACGGGTGCCTCCAAGTCGGTGGCGCCGGGGGTGCGATTCGGTGTGATGCGCGTCCCGGACCGGCTGGCGGCGGCCATCGAGGTCGCGCTTACCACGACGAACTGGATGGGCCCGGCGTACTTCGCCGAGCTTGCCGACCTGCTCGCCCGCTCGGGCCGGATGGACGAGATCGTCGCCCTCTACCGCGCCGACGCATCTGCCCGGCAGGAGCTTGCGCGCCGGTATCTCGGCGGTCCGCCGCCAACGGCGATCGCCT
Above is a genomic segment from Acuticoccus sediminis containing:
- a CDS encoding amino acid synthesis family protein, whose amino-acid sequence is MDLVVRRDIIQRDDLHVIAGRAGDPPLTRISVVSVVENPFAGQQVDDLSPLVDGSVGLAHHMVEIATGLCRGLDIQSYGKAGLVGLAGEQEHANALLTTAFANPLRDMIGDPVAWISSVTKVAPAGTLIDVPVNNIHDIYVRSHYDAVSLCFPGTPMPDEIAVIFCMLTRGRIGARVGGLTHEEARSRRKAASA
- a CDS encoding adenylosuccinate synthase, producing MDSVVVVGAQWGDEGKGKIVDLLAGEADMVVRFNGGHNAGHTLVIGGATYKLALIPSGVVRGCRSLIGGGAVVDPQHFRRELAGLADLGVAVGPDLLKVADNAALILSPHRELDRARETVSTGGARIGTTQRGIGPAYEDKVGRRAIRIADLRDLNRLGERISGLCAHHDPLRAACGLAPIDPDALMAELREAAEVLLPFAVNATHALAQDAPARVLYEGAQGSLLDPDFGTYPYVTSSTTLAGFASVGADHGRGGVHRVLGVVKAYATRVGEGPLPTELHDAVGTHLGERGQEFGVNTGRKRRCGWLDAVALRYAARLNGMTGMALTKIDVLDGLDCLEVCVGYELDGGTIDYLPTGICAQTRMKPVYRTFEGWRGSTADIQSMERFPQQARTYMDFIAEFTQIPLDLVSTGPDRASTIIINDPWAPAN
- a CDS encoding GntR family transcriptional regulator, with the translated sequence MGDLRIAPRLLVDEVVNRIRDLIATGALRPGDRIVETDLSARFGVSRPLLREAIRTLQAQRLCVITPHRGAHIPVLGWDDAREIYHVRELLEGEACALCAAAVTDNDVAELEGALARFGAAVEADAPSGRIEATEEFYEIIVRTAGNSVLEELLQGLIARVSMLRARSMERPGRARHSYVEMKAICEAIARRDGAAAREAAIDHVRHAREAAKASFAAAGGRDPAGRGSEGGETGLG
- a CDS encoding PLP-dependent aminotransferase family protein — encoded protein: MHDGPKYTAVLDTLERDIRNGTLVPGDRLPPQRHIADHFGVTISTITKAITEAARRGLVHTTPGSGTFIAPGLPEVPDAGHFIEMGINLVPQALCEDHLRSALRELTGTGNVADTLGYRGYRLTPGSSGHQFTAWLAAQGYPLDAGTRLTCNGTQQGLLAAMRTLSKPGDAVICEGVTYTGILRIIGQLGLVAHGVDMDREGALPDALERALKESGAKLIVLTPTAQNPTGATMSDARRAAVAALARRYDAMVIEDAVTAPVSGVEPSSITRFAPDHCIYLTGASKSVAPGVRFGVMRVPDRLAAAIEVALTTTNWMGPAYFAELADLLARSGRMDEIVALYRADASARQELARRYLGGPPPTAIAYHYWHGLTEPNSADSVVMEAAGSNIHLSSASSFTCPNYAPPNALRLCLGAEPDLAVLEDGLRRLTGLLANSRPLAAPVI
- a CDS encoding amidohydrolase family protein, whose translation is MKVAIVNIGTIFTGAVDDPVRSADTVICEDGLIRTVGSASPADVESCNVVIDAGGATLAPGLIDSHVHITFGDYTPRQKTVGFLESYLQGGVTTSITASEVHTPGRPKDREGLKALALAARGCFEGFRPGGMRVHAGAVILEPTLEPGDMAELAAKGVWLAKAGFGAFETPYDYAELVAAARAAGMITLMHTGGASIPGSSGIWADHVIRVNPHVSFHVNGGPVAMPEADFPRIVNESEVALQICTAGNLRTALLTAALADAAGAFERVLIATDTPTGSGIMPLGMLYTISHLSALGGIDPARAYGAATGSNARVYGLNCGLLAEGRDADLVILDACEGGAMADAQSALANGDICAVGAVISNGVPRFVGRSRNTPPTRTPVRVVRSDIINDFSA